Proteins encoded within one genomic window of Rhododendron vialii isolate Sample 1 chromosome 1a, ASM3025357v1:
- the LOC131330251 gene encoding uncharacterized protein LOC131330251, whose product MGHYKRDCPQPQRERNGNFGNQRIQQPGQARFMKQNPGGPPQQQNGQNKGKQPIGTHQGTGGRIFALQTEEQEQDPSVIQGTLLLYSTCVQALFDSGASHSFISTTCVIALALETEPLSKSTKVVSPMGGSITVNLVCRGCELEVANLRLTCDLRMIDMVDFDVILGMDWLSAHRAVIDCH is encoded by the coding sequence atGGGCCACTACAAGCGTGACTGCCCCCAACCTCAGAGGGAAAGGAATGGAAACTTTGGGAATCAAAGAATCCAACAACCTGGACAGGCTCGCTTtatgaagcaaaaccctggaggcccacCGCAGCAGCAGAAcgggcaaaacaagggaaagcagcccattGGAACCCATCAAGGCACTGGAGGACGTATCTTTGCCCTACAGACTGAGGAGCAGGaacaggatccctctgtgatccaaggtacgctattattGTACAGCACCTGTGTACAAgctttatttgattctggagcatcgcattcgttTATATCTACTACTTGTGTAATTGCCCTAGCACTAGAAACGGAACCCCTGAGCAAAAGTACGAAAGTAGTATCACCAATGGGAGGGAGCATAACTGTTAATCTAGTatgtagagggtgcgagttagaagtagccaacctgcGCCTGACTTGCGATCTCAGAATGATCGACATGGTGGATTTCGACGTAATTTTGggcatggactggctatcggctcaccgagcagtcatagactgtCATTAG
- the LOC131325904 gene encoding G-type lectin S-receptor-like serine/threonine-protein kinase SD2-2, with protein MSPSITIFVFLLLLLISTTTQLDSTLNLSNKSSNPSNGLEKTKSSAGFVIIKGNETILSENRTFELGFFNPHGDDEPRWYLGIWYASIPTPTYVWVANRGAPARNLSSAAAVITADGELAVELGGGEVVWTTGNAAAMEAVEARLLEEGNLVLVGGDGGVVWRSFDFPADTWLPGMNLTGDRFLTSWRGFGDPGVGKYSLRLKPPEYGEVELVFDGTESYWSTGKWTGSAFAGVPEMTIPYIYRFHFTNPFKPTASFGYTETSLESGVRPPLTRFHLDTSGQLRQYTWSPQAKNWNKFWSQPENLCTVYGHCGNFGFCNARLLTPCNCIANFQPVDSGAWDSGDFSSGCCPQDAAKCSSDDGFQEVGAVSFDGAVSKSFLGGRSECDSTCLSNCSCVGLIHNSRTNLCKALFGSLLNLKNLTSDSTIDDILYIRVPKEGVTKKKKKRTMILIGKIGGIVVVISAVMVVAALLFLRRVRTKRVKREKEEGDAVFPVTNLKVFSYKELHAATRGFSEKLGHGGFGAVFLGKLPGSSSSVAVKRLERPGGAEREFRAEVCTIGNIQHVNLVRLRGFCSENSHRLLVYDYMPNGPLSMYLKRNGQNLCWDVRFRIAVGTARAIAYLHEGCRDCIIHCDIKPENILLSEDFSPKVSDFGLAKLVGRDISGVLATMRGTWGYVAPEWISGVAITAKADVYSYGMTLLELIGGRRNVVRPLSGGGGGGGGEGEKWFFPPWAAKRIIEGDVAAVVDERLVAGGYDVVEAERVGLVAVWCIQDEEGIRPTMGMVMKMLEGVVEVGVPPPPKLLQALVSGESFHGVGADSGTGELDRGNSVDSHNHSSAE; from the exons ATGTCACCCTCCATTACCATCTTCGTTTTCCTTTTGCTACTACTCATTTCAACCACGACCCAGCTCGACTCAACCTTAAATCTGAGTAACAAAAGCTCAAACCCCAGCAACGGACTCGAAAAAACAAAATCCAGTGCTGGGTTCGTGATTATAAAAGGAAACGAGACGATTCTTAGCGAGAACAGAACGTTCGAGCTGGGTTTTTTCAATCCTCATGGCGATGATGAACCCAGATGGTACCTGGGCATTTG GTACGCTTCAATTCCTACGCCGACCTACGTTTGGGTCGCAAACAGGGGAGCTCCGGCGAGGAACTTATCTTCTGCGGCGGCGGTGATTACGGCCGATGGCGAGCTGGCGGTGGAGCTTGGTGGTGGGGAAGTCGTGTGGACGACGGGGAATGCGGCGGCTATGGAGGCAGTGGAGGCGAGGCTGTTGGAGGAAGGGAATCTGGTGTTGGTTGGCGGCGACGGAGGGGTCGTGTGGCGGAGCTTTGATTTTCCGGCGGACACGTGGCTGCCGGGGATGAATTTGACAGGGGATAGGTTTCTGACGAGTTGGAGGGGGTTTGGTGATCCGGGGGTGGGAAAGTATTCTCTGAGGTTGAAGCCGCCGGAGTACGGTGAGGTGGAGCTCGTGTTTGATGGAACGGAGTCGTATTGGTCGACTGGGAAGTGGACGGGGAGTGCGTTTGCCGGTGTCCCGGAAATGACCATACCCTACatttatag ATTCCACTTCACCAATCCGTTCAAACCCACGGCGTCGTTTGGGTACACGGAAACTTCGCTGGAGAGCGGCGTCCGGCCTCCGCTAACCCGGTTCCATCTGGACACCTCTGGCCAACTCCGGCAGTACACGTGGTCGCCGCAGGCAAAGAATTGGAACAAGTTCTGGTCTCAGCCGGAGAATCTTTGTACGGTGTATGGGCACTGTGGAAATTTTGGCTTTTGTAATGCTAGATTGTTGACTCCTTGTAATTGCATTGCTAATTTTCAGCCGGTTGATAGCGGTGCATGGGACTCCGGTGACTTCTCCAGCGGTTGTTGCCCCCAAGATGCTGCCAAATGCAGCAGCGATGATGGGTTTCAGGAGGTTGGGGCGGTGAGCTTTGACGGAGCTGTTAGCAAGTCGTTTTTAGGGGGTAGGAGTGAGTGTGATAGCACATGTTTAAGTAACTGTTCTTGTGTTGGTTTGATTCACAATTCAAGGACTAATTTGTGTAAAGCCCTATTTGGGTCTCTCTTGAATCTGAAAAACTTGACATCTGATTCCACCATTGACGATATATTGTACATTAGGGTTCCAAAAGAAGGTgtaacaaagaagaaaaagaaaagaacaatgaTTCTGATCGGAAAGATTGGTGGGATTGTAGTAGTGATTTCTGCTGTTATGGTAGTTGCAGCATTGTTGTTTTTAAGACGGGTAAGGACTAAGAGagtgaaaagagaaaaggaagaaggggATGCAGTTTTTCCGGTCACAAATTTGAAGGTATTTTCCTACAaagagcttcatgccgccaCTAGGGGGTTTTCAGAGAAACTAGGGCATGGCGGATTTGGTGCGGTTTTCCTGGGCAAATTACCGGGTAGTTCTTCATCTGTGGCGGTCAAGAGACTCGAAAGGCCGGGCGGGGCGGAGAGAGAATTCCGGGCAGAGGTGTGCACAATTGGGAATATCCAGCATGTGAATTTGGTAAGGCTAAGAGGGTTTTGTTCAGAAAATTCCCATAGGCTCTTGGTTTATGATTACATGCCAAACGGTCCTTTAAGTATGTACTTGAAGAGGAATGGGCAGAATTTGTGTTGGGATGTTAGGTTTAGGATTGCAGTTGGGACAGCAAGAGCCATTGCATATTTACATGAGGGGTGTAGGGATTGTATCATACATTGTGATATTAAGCCTGAGAATATTCTACTAAGTGAAGATTTTTCACCTAAAGTATCAGATTTCGGACTAGCGAAGCTTGTTGGAAGAGATATTAGTGGGGTTTTGGCTACAATGAGGGGCACGTGGGGTTATGTCGCGCCCGAGTGGATCTCTGGTGTGGCGATCACTGCAAAAGCAGATGTGTATAGCTATGGAATGACCTTGTTAGAATTGATAGGTGGGCGGCGTAATGTGGTGAGGCCGCTGTCgggtggtggaggaggtggcGGTGGAGAGGGGGAGAAGTGGTTTTTTCCACCTTGGGCGGCTAAGAGGATAATTGAGGGAGatgtggcggcggtggtggatGAAAGGCTTGTTGCAGGCGGGTATGATGTGGTGGAGGCGGAGCGGGTAGGATTGGTGGCAGTTTGGTGCATACAAGATGAGGAGGGGATAAGGCCTACAATGGGAATGGTGATGAAAATGTTGGAAGGCGTGGTGGAAGTCGGTGTCCCACCACCTCCTAAGCTGCTTCAAGCGCTGGTTTCCGGTGAGTCGTTTCATGGGGTTGGGGCTGATTCTGGTACTGGGGAATTGGACAGAGGAAATTCGGTGGATTCTCACAATCATTCTTCTGCAGAGTAA
- the LOC131325976 gene encoding uncharacterized protein LOC131325976, whose amino-acid sequence MACSSNSGTPSPLRIRLCDHGKEAVVHTSWTDKNSGRRFFCCPFWVPGAPKRNGPHCNYFEWLDGEIGEQEKVARRSESNTRSLHKCIEEYERMMGEYESKMVEREFKCKEQEDKCKEYERKMKEIEKKINDLEVKVWKSTEMMWGAWVACSILVVIIFAIISTGRGFEKKYLGRPR is encoded by the coding sequence ATGGCGTGTAGTTCAAATAGTGGTACTCCAAGTCCTTTGAGGATACGACTTTGCGACCACGGCAAGGAAGCGGTAGTGCACACCTCCTGGACCGATAAAAATTCGGGTAGGAGGTTCTTTTGCTGCCCTTTCTGGGTTCCTGGTGCACCAAAGAGGAATGGTCCACATTGCAACTACTTCGAATGGTTGGATGGTGAGATAGGTGAGCAAGAGAAAGTGGCTCGCCGATCTGAAAGCAACACAAGATCACTCCATAAGTGTATTGAGGAATATGAGAGAATGATGGGGGAATATGAGAGCAAGATGGTGGAAAGAGAATTTAAGTGTAAGGAACAAGAGGACAAATGCAAGGAGTATGAGAGAAAGATGAAAGAAATCGAGAAAAAGATTAATGATTTGGAGGTGAAGGTGTGGAAAAGCACCGAAATGATGTGGGGGGCATGGGTTGCATGTTCCATTTTGGTTGTCATCATTTTTGCTATCATCTCAACTGGACGTGGGTTTGAGAAAAAGTATTTGGGAAGGCCTCGTTGA
- the LOC131330259 gene encoding uncharacterized protein LOC131330259, translated as MKPTRKKEDMADVVSMDGMTFKPSRTDLRNVFKERGRMSNLVMDSMIVWLMKEEKERSPKKYGVSIPRRHMFSSTFVENLRNIRTLKKQNVLTDRVDPNILGYDVAMCNLASIGAVYYFEADKAHGLTMEELDYPPPRCPTTK; from the exons ATGAAACCAACTCGGAAAAAAGAAGATAT GGCGGATGTTGTTAGTATGGATGGCATGACATTCAAACCATCGCGAACTGATTTACGGAATGTCTTCAAAGAAAGGGGTCGGATGTCGAATTTG GTCATGGATAGCATGATTGTTTGGTTGatgaaagaggaaaaagagaggtCTCCAAAAAAATACGGAGTCTCCATTCCGAGACGACACATGTTCTCAAGCACATTTGTG GAAAATTTGCGAAATATAAGAACATTAAAGAAGCAGAATGTGTTGACCGACAGAGTTGATCCAAATATTCTTGGATATGATGTCGCGATGTGCAATTTGGCAA GTATCGGCGCTGTTTACTATTTTGAAGCAGACAAGGCCCATGGATTAACCATGGAAGAATTGGATTATCCACCACCCAGATGTCCCACAACAAAATAA
- the LOC131330268 gene encoding uncharacterized protein LOC131330268, whose translation MFVEGNEQLKRGVTFAMMQEVFKSGVADAKFQTSYVLFVLSSLLCPTTKDVASTKFYPAVYDLTKISSYAWPQFVLDWLVKEITKFKKRDVKEVDNKKDAPGVSGCVLLLLLIYFDKEEMGMNVGRVGVPLIQSWTTNLIMERIAKEENLDLVDPISGQFPEPRLLHPEAQKAFHTLKKSFVEQLQNIIIMDAAFIGQGSETTTQKIHEKGKDVSEMDSPLDDDGCHKFPSTSTSTLNKAGKGVPTDEMDEDRISCFKNVQNARDMPLYTPEHMMEEVVHTSIMEKCGSQTGCHN comes from the exons ATGTTTGTGGAAGGGAATGAACAATTAAAGAGAGGGGTAACCTTTGCAATGATGCAAGAAGTTTTTAAGTCGGGGGTAGCAGATGCGAAGTTTCAGACTTCGTATGTCCTGTTTGTGTTGTCTTCGTTATTGTGTCCTACCACAAAGGATGTGGCCTCCACAAAGTTTTACCCAGCCGTGTATGATTTAACGAAGATTTCGTCATATGCATGGCCACAATTTGTGTTGGATTGGTTGGTAAAGGAAATAACTAAGTTTAAGAAGAGAGATGTGAAGGAGGTTGATAATAAGAAGGATGCCCCCGGCGTGTCTGGCTGTGTGTTGCTCCTACTG CTTATATACTTTGACAAAGAGGAGATGGGAATGAATGTTGGTAGGGTTGGTGTTCCATTGATTCAGTCTTGGACGACGAATCTTATAATGGAACGAATTGCGAAAGAGGAGAATTTGGACTTGGTAGATCCCATTTCCGGCCAATTTCCCGAGCCTCGTTTACTGCATCCG GAGGCGCAAAAGGCTTTTCATACCTTGAAGAAATCATTTGTTGAACAACTGCAAAATATCATCATCATGGACGCTGCCTTTATAGGTCAAGGTTCTGAAACAACAACccaaaaaattcatgaaaaagGGAAGGATGTGAGCGAGATGGACAGTCCTTTAGACGATGATGGTTGTCACAAATTTCCGTCAACTTCCACTTCTACTCTGAATAAGGCAGGTAAAGGCGTTCCCACAGATGAAATGGATGAGGATAGGATAAGCTGTTTCAAAAATGTTCAGAATGCTCGTGACATGCCGTTGTACACGCCAGAGCACATGATGGAGGAAGTTGTACACACCTCCATTATGGAAAAATGTGGAAGTCAGACGGGGTGTCACAATTGA